From the genome of Glycine max cultivar Williams 82 chromosome 2, Glycine_max_v4.0, whole genome shotgun sequence, one region includes:
- the LOC102662821 gene encoding uncharacterized protein, with product MINFYLITIDGGEQRDTDAGEQRDGSEQRDAEASDERDAGGEERDVADSEEEKEVNSDETDAEWFINFSCMLNEVEAEVETDGYHSEELHIPISSDNEDEDVEVYPQYSQSSGVGEQKLELGMEFGTLGEFKSALREYSILMGREFKWKKNDKQRARAKCKKAFCDWEIYCAKNEVRNSFQIKTFKHNHNCCKEVNNKQANRQWVVSKLEGKLRMQPTLKCVEALEYFKQEFGVHIEVTKMWRAMKEEKQLVEGNERKQYAKVFDYAHELLRSNPGSTVKINTMPSPEGLDGCFLKSAFGGNLLSAVGLDGNNHIYVIAYAVVDIENKDNWKWFLTFLHEDLGDYIQNGWNFMLDMQKGLIPALQEVMPGAPHRFCVLHLWKNFTKQWKSKELKGIVWQCAKSTIVVEFEGHMAHLKTINCQAWEYLNKWPKQAWTKAHFSAIPKVYNICNNTCEVFNSRILQYRCKPIITMLEEIRSYIMRTMAARKVKLSGKPGPLCPV from the exons atgattaatttttacttgATCACCATTGATGGTGGTGAGCAGAGGGATACTGATGCTGGTGAGCAAAGAGATGGTAGTGAGCAGAGGGATGCTGAAGCTAGTGATGAGAGAGATGCTGGTGGTGAAGAGAGAGATGTTGCTGATAGTGAGGAGGAAAAGGAAGTTAACAGTGATGAGACAGATGCTGAGTGGTTTATAAATTTCTCTTGTATGTTGAATGAAGTTGAAGCTGAAGTTGAGACAGATGGTTATCATTCAGAGGAGCTTCATATCCCCATTAGTAGTGATAatgaagatgaggatgttgaAGTTTATCCTCAATATAGTCAAAGTAGTGGAGTTGGTGAACAGAAGTTGGAATTAGGGATGGAGTTTGGTACTCTAGGTGAATTTAAATCTGCCTTGAGGGAGTATAGCATATTGATGGGCAGGGAGTTCAAGTGGAAGAAGAATGATAAACAGAGGGCTAGAGCAAAATGCAAGAAGGCATTTTGTGATTGGGAAATCTACTGTGCAAAGAATGAAGTTAGAAACTCTTTTCAGATAAAGACATTTAAGCATAACCATAATTGCTGCAAAGAAGTGAACAACAAACAAGCAAATAGACAATGGGTGGTCAGTAAACTTGAGGGCAAACTCAGAATGCAGCCAACCCTTAAATGTGTTGAAGCTTTGGAATATTTCAAGCAAGAGTTTGGAGTGCACATTGAAGTTACAAAGATGTGGAGagccatgaaagaagaaaagcaaCTAGTGGAAGGGAATGAGAGGAAACAATATGCCAAAGTATTTGATTATGCACATGAATTATTGAGGAGCAATCCTGGATCAACAGTTAAGATCAACACAATGCCAAGTCCAGAAG GTCTAGATGGATGTTTCCTAAAGAGTGCATTTGGAGGAAACTTGCTCTCTGCTGTTGGGCTTGATGGCAATAACCACATCTATGTTATTGCTTATGCTGTTGTGGACATTGAGAACAAAGACAATTGGAAatggtttttaacttttttgcaTGAAGATCTTGGGGATTACATACAGAATGGGTGGAATTTCATGTTAGACATGCAAAAG GGACTTATTCCAGCTTTACAGGAAGTCATGCCTGGTGCACCTCATAGATTTTGTGTCTTGCATCTTTGGAAAAATTTTACAAAGCAATGGAAAAGCAAGGAACTTAAAGGAATTGTGTGGCAATGTGCAAAATCCACTATTGTTGTTGAGTTTGAAGGCCATATGGCCCATTTGAAGACAATCAACTGCCAGGCTTGGGAGTATTTGAATAAATGGCCCAAACAAGCATGGACAAAAGCCCACTTCAGTGCAATACCCAAGGTGTACAATATATGCAACAACACTTGTgaggtattcaattccagaattcTGCAGTATAGATGCAAGCCTATTATCACAATGCTTGAAGAAATTAGAAGTTATATCATGAGAACCATGGCTGCCCGCAAGGTTAAACTTTCTGGAAAGCCTGGACCATTATGTCCAGTGTAG